Part of the Candidatus Omnitrophota bacterium genome is shown below.
GGCATATCTACCCTCCCCTTTCCCAAATCTTCCCGGATCGCATCGACCAAAGGAACCACTTCGCAAATGGAGGTCCTCCCCTTATATCCGGTGTTGTTGCAAGCCTCACAGCCTTTGGGCCGATAGAGTAATCCGCCTCCTTCAAACTGTATTCCTGTCTCCATCAAAATGGAAGGCAAACGCTTCTCTTCGGAAAACTCATAGGCCTCTCGGCAGTCCGGGCACAAAACACGCACCAGGCGCTGGGCCTCGACCAACACTAAGGAAGAAACCAAAAGATAGAGCTCGACTCCTATATCCACCAAGCGGGTGATTGCCCCCAGAGCATCATTGGTATGCAGAGTGCAGAGCACCAAGTGTCCGGTGAGCGAAGCACGCACGGCGATTTCCGCCGTCTCCAAATCCCGGATCTCCCCCAGCATTATGACATCCGGATCCTGTCTCAAAAACGCACGCAAACCCGCGGAAAAGGTCAGCCCAATTCCGGCCTTTACCTGCACTTGATTGAGTCCGTCAATCTTGACTTCGACCGGGTCCTCGATTGTCACAATATTCTTTCGCGGGCTCTTAAGCCGGTTAAGCAAGGCATAGAGAGTCGCGGATTTTCCGCTCCCGGTAGGCCCTGTCACAATAATGATCCCGTGCGGATTTGAGATCCCCTTCTCCAGGATCTCAATTTCTTTCTGGGTAAAGCCGAGTTGATTGAGTTCCATTTCAATCTCATGTGCGTTCATTAATCGCATACAGACCTTTTCACCAAAGACCGTCGGGATCGTATTGACTCGGATATCGATAAACCGCTCTTCGGATTTCACGACAATCCCTCCGTCTTGAGGGAGCCGCTTCTCGGCAATATCCATTCCGGCCAGCACCTTGATTCTGGAAACAATGGCTGCAAACAAATGCTTCGCGGGAGGGGGAATCTCATAGAGAATTCCGTCAATGCGATAGCGAATGGAGATCCTGCCCTGGAACGGTTCAATATGGATATCACTGGCCCGGTCCTGAATGGCCTGCTTGATGATGAGGTCCACCAACTTCATAACCGGAGCCTGCTCGGCCAAGGCCAGAAGACCGTCCAAGCTCAAAGCATCCTCGCCAACTGCCGAGCCTTCGGAATTCAGATCCTGGAAAGCGTAGGAATCACTCACCGCTTCCTGATACAGATTCTGTTCCCCGTAAAACTCATCAATGGCCTTGAGGATCTCGGTCTTGCCGGCCAGCACAGGATTAATCGAGCAGGCCGTCATGCGCTTGAGATTGTCCATCGTCACGTAATCAAGCGGATCCGCCACCGCTACCGTAAGAGAACTCAGATGCTTACTCAGCGGCAAAACTCCATGCTCCCGGGCAAAGGCCTCAGGAACAAGATTTTCCAGGCCCTGGCCCGGAGTGGGCTTGAGCATTCCCAGAGACTCCCCTGCATAGGGGACCCCCAGTTGTTTTCCCAAGGCAGCCACGACGTCGCTCTCTTTTAGCTTCCCCATGCGGATCAGAACTTCTCCGATGGGCCCGCCCTCGCGTTTTTGGACTTCGAGGGCCTCCTGCACGTCCTGCTCGGTGACTTTTCCTTGCTGAACCAGGATTTCTCCCAGTTTGAATTTAGATTTCTTCATGCCCTGTCCCGATTTATTGTGTACGCGCTTCCATCAGGCGCAATTCCGAATCAATGGCTTGGTGGCGGTCCAAAGGAGCCGGCTGCTCCCTCCCCTTGCCCAACACCTCATCCGCGATACGATCCACCTCGTCATCCTGTGTTCTGTCGGCGCCGGGAATGTGCGGAGTAATAAATACAATCAATTCCTTATCAACTAACGCATCGTCCTTGTGACGGAAGAGAGCTCCCATGATCGGAACATCCCCCAAAATCGGCACTTTGCTCAGCGTGTTCTCCTCAATGGTCTGAATCAAACCCCCGATCACAACCGTCTCCCCGTCTTTCACGCGCACCACAGTCGATACGGATCGTGTTTGAGGATCCACAAAAACACCGGGAAAAAACTCAGAGTCAATCGGCCGGCTCACGGATGGCTCGATAAACATCGTCACATCCCGGTCTTTGTTGACCTGCGGCGTCACCGTCAGGGCAATACCCGTGTCCGTCCTTTCAGCCTCTTCGGTTGATGTGCCTGCAACAGCCGATGTGGTGCTCACCTTCCTGCCAATCGCAGTATCCGCGACAATCCGGATCACGGCCGGCTCATTATTGAGAGTCAAGACTCTGGGCCGGGCCAGAATCTGCGTATCCGTGTGCGTCCGCAAAGCCTGCATCGCAATAGCCTCAATAGGAGTCGTCGCTATCGAACCCAGCGAAATAGTGGACGAGTCACGCAGGGTTTTAGGAAAAAGAGCACTCATCGGCGCAGCCGTCGTGCGCGCTGCGCCTGAAAAAGTCATCAGCGTCTCCGGATACTCAAGCCCAAGTTGCTCCAAGGCGGTATTGGTCGTTTCCAAAATTTCCGCCTGAATCATGACCTGGGGAGTCGGAGTATCCAGCTTAGCAATCATGTCCTCAATTTTTTCAAAATTTGCCTCAATATCCGTGATAACCAGACTATTTGTGCGAGGATCCGCTACCAGGCTTCCGTGCCTGCTCAGAAGAGATCCGATAATTTTGTCGATCCCTTGGGGTTCTTGTTGCGCGCCGCTGCTGCCTCCCCGGCTTCCTGACGAGCTCATGCTTCCGAAGAAACTCTCCGAGCCCACTATTTCTTCCTGAGCCTCTCCCATCTTGCCGGTGCTGCGTCCGATAGCCGAGGTCGAAACGCGCGCATAACTCAAGGTGTAAATGCGGGTAATTGTCTCGACTTCCTCCTGAACCCA
Proteins encoded:
- the tadA gene encoding Flp pilus assembly complex ATPase component TadA — protein: MKKSKFKLGEILVQQGKVTEQDVQEALEVQKREGGPIGEVLIRMGKLKESDVVAALGKQLGVPYAGESLGMLKPTPGQGLENLVPEAFAREHGVLPLSKHLSSLTVAVADPLDYVTMDNLKRMTACSINPVLAGKTEILKAIDEFYGEQNLYQEAVSDSYAFQDLNSEGSAVGEDALSLDGLLALAEQAPVMKLVDLIIKQAIQDRASDIHIEPFQGRISIRYRIDGILYEIPPPAKHLFAAIVSRIKVLAGMDIAEKRLPQDGGIVVKSEERFIDIRVNTIPTVFGEKVCMRLMNAHEIEMELNQLGFTQKEIEILEKGISNPHGIIIVTGPTGSGKSATLYALLNRLKSPRKNIVTIEDPVEVKIDGLNQVQVKAGIGLTFSAGLRAFLRQDPDVIMLGEIRDLETAEIAVRASLTGHLVLCTLHTNDALGAITRLVDIGVELYLLVSSLVLVEAQRLVRVLCPDCREAYEFSEEKRLPSILMETGIQFEGGGLLYRPKGCEACNNTGYKGRTSICEVVPLVDAIREDLGKGRVDMPALRKLVRQLGYRTLLESGLQKVVEGSTSLDEVLAATMSV